From Puntigrus tetrazona isolate hp1 chromosome 8, ASM1883169v1, whole genome shotgun sequence, the proteins below share one genomic window:
- the zdhhc12a gene encoding palmitoyltransferase ZDHHC12-A, protein MQFFVIRLVMFKNMFKSGCLVRTAHVILTWLTTLVLFLHNTDLRRCQERGDLVQPVAFFSVVLLSVLLYFAVSLMDPGFVLSDSDSKGTSLDGNEELEQMIPEDHSSLKQRRCGYCFLLQPMRAKHCKACKRCVRRFDHHCPWIDNCVGERNHKWFLLYLCVQFVAVSWGLQASWSGVVSAPSWKQWLSQNGLVLGALALTAVFSPVVLLLLCIHLYLASVNSTTWEFMSRRRIVYLKRCDSEENPFDRGVVCNLWRFCCVCGTVAWERIYSRHTHTAV, encoded by the exons atgcagtttttcGTTATAAGACTCgtgatgtttaaaaacatgtttaaatcaGGCTGTTTAGTGAGAACTGCTCATGTTATTCTGACCTGGCTCACCACTTTAGTCCTGTTTCTACATAACACAG ATCTCCGCAGGTGTCAGGAGAGAGGAGATCTGGTGCAGCCTGTGGCGTTCTTCTCTGTGGTCCTGCTCTCTGTTCTGCTGTACTTCGCCGTGTCTCTGATGGATCCTGGGTTCGTTCTGTCTGACAGCGACTCGAAG GGAACGTCATTGGACGGCAATGAAGAACTGGAGCAGATGATTCCTGAAGATCACAGCTCGTTAAAACAGCGACGCTGCGGCTACTGCTTTTTACTG CAACCGATGAGGGCCAAGCACTGTAAAGCGTGCAAGCGCTGCGTGAGGCGTTTTGACCATCACTGTCCCTGGATAGACAACTGTGTCGGCGAGAGGAATCACAAATGGTTCCTGCTCTACCTCTGTGTGCAGTTTGTTGCTGTATCTTGGGGTTTGCAGGCTTCATG GTCCGGTGTGGTGTCTGCCCCGTCCTGGAAGCAGTGGCTGTCTCAGAACGGACTGGTGCTCGGGGCGCTGGCGTTGACGGCCGTCTTCTCGCCGGTCgtcctgctgctgctgtgcaTTCACCTGTACCTGGCCTCGGTGAACAGCACCACCTGGGAGTTCATGTCACGCCGGCGCATCGTTTACCTCAAGCGCTGCGACTCGGAGGAGAACCCCTTCGACAGAGGGGTCGTCTGCAATCTGTGGCGCTTCTGCTGCGTCTGCGGGACGGTGGCATGGGAGAGGATctacagcagacacacacacaccgctgtaTGA
- the slc25a25a gene encoding calcium-binding mitochondrial carrier protein SCaMC-2-A, with protein MLCLCLYVPVRNSDHVEVEYFESNGLPSELKSLKSLSVLLPSQEFSTYRKWRKKTTKTAEKEHDGQLDFEEFVHYLQDHEKDLKLVFKSLDRKIAGQVNANDIVNSLRDLGVHISFQQAERVLQSMDKNGTMTIDCNEWKKYPALKPAENIPEIILYWKHSTIFDVGENMMVPDEFTSEERVTGMWWRHLVAGGGAGAISRTCTAPLDRLKVLMQVHGSHGNNMCIMSGLAQMIKEGGMRSLWRGNGINVIKIAPESALKFMAYEQIKRLMGSGQESLGITERFVAGSLAGVIAQSAIYPMEVLKTRLALRKTGQYKGISDCAKLILKGEGVSAFYKGYVPNMLGIIPYAGIDLAVYETLKNTWLQRYGTENADPGVFVLLACGTVSSTCGQLASYPLALIRTRMQAQATVEGASQVSMTGLFKQIMKAEGPTGLYRGLTPNFLKVIPAVSISYVVYEHIKSSLGVRSR; from the exons atGTTGTGCCTTTGCCTTTACGTGCCTGTCCGCAATTCCGATCACGTCGAGGTGGAGTACTTTGAATCGAACGGATTACCGTCCGAGCTGAAATCGCTGAAATCTCTCAGCGTGCTTCTGCCCTCGCAGGAGTTCTCGACATATCGAAAATGGAGGAAG aaaaccacaaaaaccGCAGAGAAAGAGCATGACGGACAACTGGACTTTGAAGAGTTCGTCCACTACCTCCAAGACCACGAGAAGGACCTGAAGCTCGTCTTCAAAAGCCTGGATAGAAAGATCGCAG GTCAGGTGAACGCCAACGACATCGTGAACTCGCTGAGAGATCTTGGCGTCCATATTTCCTTCCAGCAAGCGGAGAGAGTCCTTCAAAG catgGACAAAAACGGCACGATGACGATTGACTGCAACGAGTGGAAGAAGTATCCCGCGTTGAAGCCTGCCGAAAACATTCCCGAAATCATCCTGTACTGGAAACACTCGACT ATCTTCGATGTGGGAGAGAACATGATGGTCCCGGACGAGTTCACCTCGGAGGAGCGCGTGACGGGGATGTGGTGGAGACATCTGGTCGCTGGCGGAGGAGCTGGGGCCATTTCCCGAACCTGCACCGCTCCGCTCGACCGCCTTAAAGTCCTCATGCAG GTGCACGGGTCTCACGGGAACAACATGTGTATAATGAGCGGACTCGCCCAGATGATCAAGGAGGGAGGGATGCGTTCGCTGTGGAGAGGCAACGGCATCAATGTCATCAAAATTGCTCCCGAGTCGGCCCTCAAATTCATGGCCTACGAGCAG ATCAAACGGCTGATGGGAAGCGGTCAGGAATCTCTGGGGATCACGGAGCGCTTCGTGGCTGGTTCCCTGGCAGGAGTCATCGCCCAGAGCGCCATCTACCCCATGGAG GTTCTCAAAACCCGTCTGGCGTTGAGAAAGACGGGCCAGTACAAGGGCATTTCGGACTGCGCCAAGCTGATCCTGAAGGGCGAGGGAGTGTCCGCTTTCTACAAAGGCTACGTTCCGAACATGCTAGGCATCATCCCGTACGCCGGCATCGACCTGGCCGTCTACGAG ACGTTGAAGAACACTTGGCTCCAGCGCTACGGGACGGAGAACGCGGACCccggtgtgtttgtgctgctaGCCTGCGGGACGGTTTCCAGCACGTGCGGCCAACTCGCGAGCTACCCGCTAGCTCTCATACGGACACGCATGCAGGCACAAG CTACGGTTGAAGGTGCGTCTCAGGTCTCAATGACGGGCCTCTTCAAGCAGATCATGAAGGCCGAGGGCCCCACGGGTCTCTATCGGGGCCTGACCCCGAACTTCCTGAAGGTCATCCCGGCCGTCAGCATCAGCTACGTGGTGTACGAGCACATCAAGTCGTCGCTGGGCGTGCGCTCGAGATGA